The genomic window TTAGGAAGTGTGTAAGAGTTCAACTAATTAAAAATGGTAGGGTTGTTACTGCATTCTGTCCTGGAAACAGAGCTATAACTTTTATAGATGAACACGATGAAGTTATAATAGAGGGTATTGGTGGACCTAAAGGGCCAAGAGCTAAAGGGGATATTCCTGGGGTTAAATATAAAGTAATTATGGTTGGTAAGAACTCATTAAAAGAATTGGTTAGAGGAAGACAGGAAAAAATTAAGAGATAAAAAGGTGAAAATATGGAATTGGATGAAATTAAGATATTTGGAAAGTGGAGTACAAAAGATGTTGTTGTTAGGGATCCAGGTTTAAGGAATTATATTAATTTAACACCTATTTATGTTCCACATACTGCAGGAAGATTCACAAAGAGACAGTTTGAAAAGCATAAAATGAATATTGTTGAGAGATTAGTTAATAAAGTTATGAGAAGAGAGGAAAATACAGGAAAAAAATTAAAGGCTTTAAAAATTGTTGAGGAAGCATTTGAAATTATTGAAAAGAGGACAAAACAAAATCCAATCCAAGTTTTAGTAGATGCTATTGAAAATGCTGGTCCAAGAGAAGATACAACAAGGATTCAGTATGGGGGAATTATATATTTACAATCTGTAGATTGTTCCTCCTCCAGGAGAGTTGATGTAGCATTAAGAAACATAGCCTTAGGAGCTTATATGAAAGCCCATAAGAGTAAAACACCTATTGAAGTAGCTTTAGCTGAAGAAATAATAGCAGCTGCTAAAGGAGATATACAAAAGAGCTATGCTGTTAGAAAGAAAGAAGAAACAGAAAGAGTTGCTCAATCTGCAAGATAAATTCATAAATTTTTAAGGTGAATAGGATATGGGAAAAAGAGCAAAAATGATTGCTAAGATTAAAGAATTAATGGAAAAGTACGACAGAATAAGAAATATTGGAATATGTGCTCATATTGATCATGGGAAGACTACATTATCAGACAACCTCTTAGCAGGAGCAGGAATGATTTCAAAAGAGTTAGCAGGAGAGCAATTAGCATTAGACTTTGATGAAGAAGAGGCTAAAAGAGGAATAACAATATTTGCTGCTAACGTTTCAATGGTTCATAACTATGAAGGAAAAGATTACTTAATTAACTTAATTGATACTCCAGGACACGTTGATTTTGGTGGGGATGTTACAAGAGCAATGAGAGCTATTGATGGGGCAATAGTGGTTGTCTGTGCAGTTGAAGGAGTTATGCCACAAACAGAAACTGTTTTAAGACAGGCATTAAGAGAGAGAGTTAAACCTGTATTATTCATTAATAAAGTAGACAGACTTATAAATGAGTTAAAATTAACTCCTGAAGAGTTACAAGCAAGGTTTATAAAAATAATTACAGATGTTAATAACTTAATAAAGAAAATGGCTCCTGAAGAATTTAAAGACAAGTGGTTGGTTAAAGTTGAAGATGGAAGTGTTGCATTTGGTTCAGCCTATCACAAGTGGGCTATATCTGTCCCATTTATGAAGAAAAGTGGAATAACATTCAAAGATATTATTGAATATTGTAATCAAGATAGACAAAGAGAATTAGCTGAAAAGGCTCCATTACATGAAGTTGTTTTAGATATGGTAATTAAACATCTCCCTAGCCCATCAGAAGCTCAGAAATACAGAATACCTCACCTATGGAAAGGAGATATTAATTCAGATGTAGGAAAGGCTATGCTAAACTGTGACCCTAATGGACCTTTAGCTGGAGTTGTAACAAAAATTATTATGGATAAACACGCAGGAGCTGTTTCAGTTTGTAGATTATTCAGTGGTAGAATTAAACAAGGTATGGAAGTTTATATGGTTAATGCTCAGCAAAAAGCAAAGGTTCAGCAAGTAGCTGTCTTTATGGGTCCAGAGAGAATTCCTGTTGATAGTATAGCTGCAGGAAATATTTGTGCAATAGTTGGATTGAAAGAAGCTTCTGCTGGAGAGACTATCTGCTCTCCAGATAAGATAATAGAGCCATTTGAAGCTATTAAACACATAAGCGAGCCTGTTATTACAGTTGCTATTGAAGCTAAGAATACAAAAGATCTACCAAAATTAATAGAAGTTTTAAGACAAATAGCAAGAGAAGATCCAACAGTAAGAGTTGAAATTAATGAAGAGACTGGAGAACACTTGTTAAGTGGGATGGGAGAGCTACATATTGAAATTATAACAAAACTAAAAATAGAGAGAGATGCAGGAATTCCTGTTGAAGTAGGGCAACCAATAGTTGTTTATAGAGAAACTGTAACAAAACCATCTCCAATAATTGAGAGTAAATCTCCAAACAAACACAATAAGATTTACTTAATGGTTGAACCATTAGAAGAGGGAGTTTTACAAGCATATAAAGAAGGTAGATTAAGCAATATTGATTTTAAGAAAAAACCTGATGATAAAACAGTTGAGGAGCTAATAAAGGCTGGAATGGATCCAGAAGAGGCTAGAAGGGTTATATCTATATATGAAGGAAATGTTTTAGTTAATATGACAAGGGGTATTGTGCACTTTGATGAGGTTAGAGAGCTTTTAATTCAAGGGTTTAAAGAAGCTATGAATAATGGACCTTTAGCTGCTGAGAAATGTCAAGGAGTTAAAGTTAAGATTATGGATCTAGTATTACACGAGGATGCTATACACAGAGGTCCTGCTCAAATGATTCCTGCAATGAGGTTTGGAATTAGAGAGGCAATGATGCAGGCAGAACCTGTATTATTAGAACCAATGCAAATGGTTTATATAAGCACTCCTCAAGATTACATGGGAGCAGCAATGAGAGAGATAAGCAACAGAAGAGGACAAATATTAGATATGGAACAAGAAGGAGACATGGCAATTATAAAAGCAAAATGTCCTGTTGCAGAAATGTTTGGATTTGCTGGTGCTATTAGAGGAGCTACTCAAGGTAGATGTTTATGGAGTTTAGAGTTTGCAGGATATGAGAGAGTTCCAAGAGA from Methanocaldococcus villosus KIN24-T80 includes these protein-coding regions:
- a CDS encoding 30S ribosomal protein S12; this translates as MSGSKSPRGEFAGRKLRLKRKWCRWHDYRYVKRVLRLKEKYDPLEGAPMARGIVIEKVGLEAKQPNSGIRKCVRVQLIKNGRVVTAFCPGNRAITFIDEHDEVIIEGIGGPKGPRAKGDIPGVKYKVIMVGKNSLKELVRGRQEKIKR
- the rpsG gene encoding 30S ribosomal protein S7, with product MELDEIKIFGKWSTKDVVVRDPGLRNYINLTPIYVPHTAGRFTKRQFEKHKMNIVERLVNKVMRREENTGKKLKALKIVEEAFEIIEKRTKQNPIQVLVDAIENAGPREDTTRIQYGGIIYLQSVDCSSSRRVDVALRNIALGAYMKAHKSKTPIEVALAEEIIAAAKGDIQKSYAVRKKEETERVAQSAR
- a CDS encoding elongation factor EF-2, yielding MGKRAKMIAKIKELMEKYDRIRNIGICAHIDHGKTTLSDNLLAGAGMISKELAGEQLALDFDEEEAKRGITIFAANVSMVHNYEGKDYLINLIDTPGHVDFGGDVTRAMRAIDGAIVVVCAVEGVMPQTETVLRQALRERVKPVLFINKVDRLINELKLTPEELQARFIKIITDVNNLIKKMAPEEFKDKWLVKVEDGSVAFGSAYHKWAISVPFMKKSGITFKDIIEYCNQDRQRELAEKAPLHEVVLDMVIKHLPSPSEAQKYRIPHLWKGDINSDVGKAMLNCDPNGPLAGVVTKIIMDKHAGAVSVCRLFSGRIKQGMEVYMVNAQQKAKVQQVAVFMGPERIPVDSIAAGNICAIVGLKEASAGETICSPDKIIEPFEAIKHISEPVITVAIEAKNTKDLPKLIEVLRQIAREDPTVRVEINEETGEHLLSGMGELHIEIITKLKIERDAGIPVEVGQPIVVYRETVTKPSPIIESKSPNKHNKIYLMVEPLEEGVLQAYKEGRLSNIDFKKKPDDKTVEELIKAGMDPEEARRVISIYEGNVLVNMTRGIVHFDEVRELLIQGFKEAMNNGPLAAEKCQGVKVKIMDLVLHEDAIHRGPAQMIPAMRFGIREAMMQAEPVLLEPMQMVYISTPQDYMGAAMREISNRRGQILDMEQEGDMAIIKAKCPVAEMFGFAGAIRGATQGRCLWSLEFAGYERVPREMQDQLIRQIRERKGLKVE